The genomic region ATTCCtagttattgtgttattgaaaGGTCTGAAGTATCAAAGCTATAGTTTAGTGATCTTGAAATGAAAGGGCCTggcaattttcaattttttttttttttttatattcaacaaTGAGATCATCAGAACCAAGATTTTTAGAGTGTTTGTTTATTCATCTAGAGTATTCATCTAGAGTAATTTGGCCATCTATGCTTACTGATTCATTTGCTGTTCATTTAGATAGATGTTATTCTTATGAAAGTCTTTCAAGGtttatattttaaagatattgtTTGTAAGATTTTTTCCCTTTCATTCTTTATATGGCATAATTATGAAATCGTTTTACCTCTTATTTCCATCATTAGTCTTTCTAAAAATTATTGATCGTTAATACCAAATGTTATACCTTTTTAGTGGGTATTTAGCAAATTATTAATGTTGTAAATTGGCACataatatattgttatcatttattgtggATTTTATAAGAGGTGTGTACATGTAGTAAGGAAATAATAGTAAAGAGTTGGTATATTTCCAAAGCCCCTTTTTCCTCTTAAAGTAAGTTTTATTATTGAGTGCGAGTGGTCTGATATATAGCCTGGTTCTATGAGCTGTCTGAGAGTTTTATGTAATCTAGTCGTGCTTGTCTGATATTTTTCTGTGCCATGTGTATCTTTTGGTGTCAGGGTGAAGTTCTCTAAAAGTATCTATTAGTCCAtactccttgtttaattctagGGCTTTTGTAACTGTAGCAATCTAGTGTGAAATTAAAAGTTAGCATGTGTATCTTGATGTTTTTATAACAATTGACATGTTACACCTATGTTAAACAGTATAGAGTATGCTTGTTTAATGTTTcgttatacaaaatgtattattagtgttgttatagagtatatttgtttgataaagtaaaaaaaaaaactcagacAAACACTGCGTTCTCTAggtcatttttgttttacaattttacCCGCCAGTTTTTGGCCCTAATGACCTGTGAAAAGTTGATAGGCCGTTCAAATTTATAATCAAATAACTGTGTATTAGGTTACGTCTCTTGCAGACAAATCTCAAATAGATTTCTAtgatacatcaatgtatagATAATTGTAGAActactttaaaacaaaaaattcttttaatttcaaaaggTTGCAGAAAGTGTccccaaacaaacaaatacagttGATTCATCATAaatacatactatatatttatatgcataGATGCCTATTTTCCAAGAATATtgttattcaaatatatatattaaacttaTGACAAGGatcatattaaatatttgtcCAGCTTAACGGAGAAAAAATATGTACCTTGTTGGTTGTACAATTCATCTAATCATGTAAGGGCGTAAAGGATGAAGCGTACCTGATCGAAAGTTTGCAAACGTTGTCGGCAATCCTCTAGCAACTTCGGTTGTTATTAATCCCTTGTCTAGCTTTGCCTTTAACACAGTGTTTTCGGATCGCAGCGATCTTAGGGCATTTGTCAAGTTACGGATGACGTCACCATCCGCTTCACGTAAACGTTTGAGGTCTGTGATGCGTTTGTTAAACTCGTTCATATCTGATGCACGTTCACGTTCCAGTTCTGTCACACGCTGGTTCAGTTCTAGTTTTGCCTTTAGTCGCAAACTTTCTTTATATCGGATGTCATGTTTCAGTTTGATGAACTGATTTGCAAGATTCGCTGTTGTTGGAGACATACCAATTACGGGATTCGACATTTCCTCACCGCTTGCCATTTGGGACCACATCCCAACGATgacaagaaataaaaataacatgatTTTTCGCTGCATGCAAGGACCGATCTATGCTACACAATGCTGTGGTCGTATGTTAACATAGCATGTTGAGTACAGGTATTTCTACACGCCCTTATCAAGAGGTGTGTCCATTGTGTCCGACATTTTCACACCATTGGCGAGCTACAGTCGGGAATATTCGTATTGTCAGCTGTTGGAATTAGAGCTATCTAAGGTTTCTATGTGTTGACACTTCTGACATATTGTAGGTGGGGTTATCATCTCGTCACTATTTCCTGTATCTATACAAGGAAAACCTAAGGAAATCATCTATATTTATGGCATTCATATCTATAGAACCTTCATTTCCCTAACATAAACCACCGagtcaataaaaatatttgtatgaaaaaaTCTTCCACAAAAGCAACACACAGCGACAACCTAAACCATAGCATCAACACATAAGGCCGATATCTGCCAAAACATCAAAACATAAGATCAATTATATCATAGTATCAAAACATAAGGCCGATATTTACCATAACATCAACACATAAGGTTAATATATACCATAACATCAACACATAACGCCAATATCTTCCATAACATTAACACATAAGGTCATTATATACCATAACATAAACACATAAGGTCAATATCTACCATAACATTTACACATAAGGCCTATATCTACCATACCA from Pecten maximus chromosome 11, xPecMax1.1, whole genome shotgun sequence harbors:
- the LOC117337872 gene encoding uncharacterized protein LOC117337872, with the protein product MQRKIMLFLFLVIVGMWSQMASGEEMSNPVIGMSPTTANLANQFIKLKHDIRYKESLRLKAKLELNQRVTELERERASDMNEFNKRITDLKRLREADGDVIRNLTNALRSLRSENTVLKAKLDKGLITTEVARGLPTTFANFRSGSSEATVAFHTILTDPLINPGVHQTIIFDKVVTKVGAQISNNTGVFTCDQSGVYVFSWQILLEGSNYIISELAKNGQSVGSQEIGNTIYTISGSSTAVVTLAYGDEVWVRVVALSPGSDVLPNLTMFAGFRLP